The following are encoded in a window of Salinigranum halophilum genomic DNA:
- a CDS encoding DUF7310 family coiled-coil domain-containing protein yields MTDDLRTRLEAVERAVAGGETDLAHVADAAALEARLTTVEERLDALETRLDDLDATTQAVRGYLGGVDDVTADVERQASLALAKAERVESRVSDTDEGLSVERLPAASTDRQVADGAHDTRSDARPGRPERVSATPDGAGRPAPPDAADGSRGTDHGPEESLVARLRDAL; encoded by the coding sequence ATGACGGACGACCTTCGGACCCGGCTCGAAGCGGTCGAACGGGCCGTCGCCGGCGGCGAGACCGACCTCGCTCACGTCGCCGACGCGGCCGCCCTGGAAGCACGTCTCACGACGGTCGAAGAACGGCTCGACGCTCTCGAGACACGACTCGACGACCTCGATGCGACGACGCAGGCGGTTCGCGGCTATCTCGGCGGCGTCGACGACGTCACCGCGGACGTCGAACGACAGGCGTCGCTGGCGCTTGCGAAGGCCGAGCGCGTCGAGTCCCGCGTGTCCGACACCGACGAGGGCCTCTCGGTCGAGCGGCTTCCGGCGGCGTCGACCGACCGGCAGGTCGCCGACGGCGCGCACGACACCCGTTCGGATGCGCGTCCGGGCCGGCCGGAGCGTGTTTCGGCGACGCCCGATGGCGCTGGTCGGCCAGCCCCGCCAGACGCCGCCGACGGGAGCCGTGGAACCGACCACGGGCCCGAGGAGTCACTCGTCGCGCGGCTCCGGGACGCGCTGTGA
- a CDS encoding DUF7311 family protein, whose translation MTAVRTLLTVVVATALLGASLPALDDARVDRTERRLDASATRLTDVAAGLVATDDPVPVGARGASRTVVVTLPSAGVADARAASLSVGGLPNASHPSTVGYRVAGQPPRRLDTGVRFVTGERPLVLSPGRHTLRLTLVRVEGRVGVHVRVAESTSLR comes from the coding sequence GTGACGGCGGTTCGAACGCTCCTCACCGTGGTCGTCGCGACCGCGTTGCTCGGTGCGTCGCTGCCAGCCCTCGACGACGCTCGCGTCGACCGGACCGAGCGTCGCCTCGACGCGAGTGCGACTCGGCTGACAGACGTCGCCGCCGGCCTCGTCGCCACCGACGACCCGGTCCCCGTGGGCGCGCGCGGCGCGAGTCGGACCGTCGTCGTCACCCTTCCGTCGGCCGGCGTCGCAGACGCCCGCGCGGCGTCTCTCTCCGTCGGCGGCCTCCCGAACGCGTCGCACCCGTCCACGGTCGGCTACCGCGTCGCCGGACAGCCGCCGCGACGGCTCGACACCGGCGTCCGGTTCGTCACTGGTGAACGCCCGCTCGTCCTCTCTCCGGGGCGGCACACGCTCCGACTGACGCTCGTCCGAGTCGAGGGACGCGTGGGCGTCCACGTTCGCGTCGCCGAGTCGACCTCGCTCCGCTGA
- a CDS encoding ATPase, T2SS/T4P/T4SS family, with protein sequence MTLLTTLVDRSRALFGTDDDDAACACGLSFETPAGTHAECGTELRVAADDCPGNGDLAASADCRATVTGALTERDADLVRSRAGGVDRLYTDDACALLVAAGRFAERAAHHDARLAARALCDPLGAAHEATGRAGPVARIAAETGLEMGAQRADGDGYETVLRALTAPTVARCRVGVDPPVGATLVDAWELDTGARVRLYDVDERHSSCRQAAADDSDGRQWYHLVPAWQRLDESALETLAAARRLLATGGVTGGPRAPYRAVRRSADDSDPVERLGALLAKHTRGHGVLDDVFADERVTDVFVTSPVDENPVRVVVDGRRLETNVHLSHAGAAALASRLRRASGRAFSRSTPTLDATVDTSTDRRIRLAGVAPPASDGLGFAFRAHDETVWTLSRLVALGTLPAAAAGLLSFAVERGAATLVAGPRGAGKTTTLGALLWELPTTTRAVVVEDTPELPVSALQRHGRDVQSIYTGLDDGAALSPTDALRAALRLGDGALAIGEVRGEEARALYEAMRVGAADGAVLGTVHGVGGDGVKARMVTDLAVSEQAFGATDLVVTLTAEAGRRVTRIEEVRSTSESVHFTALFEMSDDSDRLEPTGVIDRGESAILPTLALPGESYADVRTTLSERTAAIDRRAAAGLTAPDARGD encoded by the coding sequence ATGACGCTCCTCACCACACTCGTCGACCGCTCACGGGCGCTCTTCGGAACGGACGACGACGACGCGGCCTGTGCCTGTGGGCTCTCCTTCGAGACCCCGGCCGGCACCCACGCCGAGTGCGGCACCGAACTCCGCGTCGCCGCGGACGACTGTCCGGGGAACGGTGACCTCGCCGCGTCGGCCGACTGTCGGGCGACGGTGACCGGGGCACTGACCGAACGCGACGCGGACCTCGTTCGCAGCCGCGCCGGCGGCGTCGACCGACTGTACACCGACGACGCCTGTGCGCTCCTCGTCGCCGCCGGACGGTTCGCCGAGCGCGCCGCCCACCACGATGCCCGTCTCGCTGCGCGCGCGCTGTGTGACCCGCTGGGTGCCGCTCACGAGGCGACGGGACGCGCCGGCCCCGTCGCCCGAATCGCGGCCGAGACGGGGCTCGAGATGGGCGCCCAGCGTGCCGACGGCGACGGGTACGAGACGGTGCTCCGGGCGCTCACCGCACCGACCGTCGCCCGCTGTCGTGTCGGCGTCGACCCTCCCGTCGGCGCGACGCTCGTCGACGCGTGGGAACTCGACACCGGTGCACGCGTCAGGCTGTACGACGTCGACGAACGACACTCGTCATGCCGGCAGGCGGCGGCCGACGACAGCGACGGCCGGCAGTGGTACCACCTCGTCCCGGCGTGGCAGCGTCTCGACGAGTCGGCACTCGAGACGCTCGCCGCCGCGCGGCGACTTCTCGCCACCGGGGGCGTCACGGGAGGCCCGCGCGCACCATACCGGGCGGTTCGACGAAGCGCCGACGACAGCGACCCGGTCGAACGGCTCGGCGCGCTCTTGGCCAAGCACACGCGGGGCCACGGTGTCTTGGACGACGTCTTCGCCGACGAGCGTGTGACCGACGTCTTCGTCACGAGCCCCGTCGACGAGAACCCCGTCCGCGTCGTCGTCGACGGCCGACGGCTCGAGACGAACGTCCACCTGTCGCACGCGGGTGCGGCGGCGCTTGCCTCACGGCTCAGGCGGGCATCGGGCCGCGCCTTCTCGCGGTCGACGCCGACGCTCGACGCGACGGTCGACACGTCGACGGACCGCCGGATTCGGCTCGCTGGCGTCGCACCCCCCGCCAGCGACGGCCTCGGCTTCGCGTTCCGGGCACACGACGAGACCGTCTGGACGCTCTCCCGACTCGTCGCCCTGGGGACTCTCCCGGCCGCCGCGGCCGGCCTCCTCTCTTTCGCTGTCGAGCGTGGAGCGGCGACACTCGTCGCCGGGCCGCGCGGCGCGGGGAAGACGACCACCCTCGGCGCGCTCCTCTGGGAACTCCCCACGACGACGCGGGCCGTCGTCGTCGAGGACACGCCCGAACTCCCCGTCTCGGCGTTACAACGGCACGGCCGCGACGTCCAGTCGATCTACACGGGGCTCGACGACGGTGCCGCGCTCTCGCCCACCGATGCCCTGCGCGCGGCACTTCGACTCGGCGACGGCGCTCTCGCAATCGGCGAAGTCCGCGGCGAGGAGGCTCGGGCGCTCTACGAGGCGATGCGAGTGGGAGCGGCCGACGGTGCGGTCCTGGGGACGGTCCACGGGGTCGGCGGCGACGGGGTAAAAGCGCGGATGGTGACGGACCTCGCGGTCTCCGAGCAAGCGTTCGGCGCGACAGACCTGGTGGTGACGCTCACCGCCGAGGCCGGGCGCCGGGTGACGCGTATCGAGGAGGTCCGGTCGACGAGCGAGAGTGTGCACTTCACCGCGCTGTTCGAGATGAGCGACGACTCCGACCGGCTCGAGCCCACCGGTGTGATCGACCGCGGCGAGAGTGCCATCCTCCCGACGCTCGCCCTCCCCGGGGAGTCGTACGCCGACGTTCGAACCACGCTCTCGGAGCGCACCGCAGCCATCGACCGACGCGCCGCGGCGGGCCTCACGGCTCCCGACGCGCGGGGGGACTGA
- a CDS encoding type II secretion system F family protein, which translates to MSSALTRLLTALAQPWPGAVATDETLARQLSFLGSSVSADVVVRGGYTAGVLGAVLVGFGGFALGIDAGAAALVAATVGTVVVHVVHRAPAAFAAVERTRALCAASDLVGRLVLHARFTPAVEPAVVFAARTGTGPLARSLDDHVRRAAGTPATGLDSFVAAWRPWFPALERAADLVATAVDAPPSERSTLLDHARSTVVEATQERMASFAADVRGPATAVYAFGVLLPLALVGILPAAGVAGASISLTALALGYDVLLPLALFGASGWLLARRPVTFATPSVSRSHPDAQVPWWRPALAGLVTAGTFWVVATVVVGDWAAPVVVVGTGVGSVFVVRFHPAVTVRRRARAVEDGLPEALSLVGRHVRDGTAVEAAVERVGTELSSETGTLFAAAAGVQRRLGVTLDEAFLGEFGVLADLPSPRTRAAATLLSVAAVEGRPAGETVVAMAEQLRDLERAERAGRRELAAVSGTLANTAAVFGPLVGGATVALAARIASVDAGAAVGPAFSVSGLGTVLGGYVFLMAATLTALATGLESGLDPTRVGYRVGIALVLAGVSFLVGVVAAGLLL; encoded by the coding sequence ATGTCGTCGGCGCTCACGAGGCTGCTCACCGCGCTCGCTCAGCCCTGGCCGGGTGCGGTCGCGACTGACGAGACGCTCGCCCGCCAGTTGTCCTTTCTCGGTTCGTCGGTGTCGGCGGACGTGGTCGTTCGGGGCGGCTACACGGCTGGCGTTCTCGGTGCCGTCCTCGTCGGTTTCGGTGGGTTCGCGCTCGGAATCGACGCCGGGGCTGCCGCGCTCGTCGCCGCGACTGTCGGCACCGTCGTCGTCCACGTCGTCCACCGGGCACCGGCGGCGTTCGCCGCCGTCGAGCGGACGCGCGCGCTGTGTGCGGCGAGCGACCTCGTCGGTCGCCTCGTGCTTCACGCGCGGTTCACACCCGCCGTCGAACCGGCGGTCGTCTTCGCCGCCCGGACGGGGACGGGTCCGCTCGCGCGGAGTCTCGACGACCACGTCCGCCGGGCGGCCGGGACGCCCGCGACGGGGCTCGACAGCTTCGTCGCGGCGTGGCGACCGTGGTTTCCGGCGCTCGAACGCGCCGCGGACCTGGTCGCGACGGCCGTCGACGCGCCTCCGTCGGAGCGGTCGACGCTGCTCGACCACGCGCGGTCGACCGTCGTCGAGGCGACCCAGGAGCGGATGGCGTCGTTCGCGGCCGACGTCCGCGGCCCGGCGACGGCGGTGTACGCGTTCGGCGTCCTGTTGCCGCTGGCGCTCGTCGGAATCCTCCCGGCGGCGGGCGTCGCCGGGGCGTCGATATCGCTCACCGCGCTCGCGCTCGGGTACGACGTCCTGCTTCCGCTCGCGCTGTTCGGTGCGTCGGGGTGGCTCCTCGCTCGTCGTCCGGTCACCTTCGCGACGCCATCGGTGTCGCGCAGCCACCCCGATGCACAGGTCCCGTGGTGGCGACCCGCGCTCGCCGGCCTCGTGACCGCCGGGACGTTCTGGGTCGTCGCGACCGTCGTCGTCGGGGACTGGGCCGCTCCGGTGGTCGTCGTCGGGACGGGCGTCGGTTCGGTGTTCGTGGTCCGGTTCCATCCGGCCGTCACCGTCCGGCGGCGTGCGCGCGCCGTCGAAGACGGCTTGCCAGAGGCGCTCTCGCTCGTCGGCCGGCACGTCCGCGACGGGACGGCCGTCGAGGCCGCTGTCGAACGCGTCGGCACGGAACTGTCGAGCGAGACCGGTACGCTGTTCGCGGCGGCCGCGGGCGTCCAGCGACGGCTCGGTGTCACTCTCGACGAGGCGTTCCTGGGTGAGTTCGGCGTGCTCGCCGACCTGCCGAGCCCGCGCACTCGCGCGGCCGCGACGCTGCTCTCGGTGGCCGCTGTCGAGGGACGGCCCGCGGGCGAGACCGTCGTGGCGATGGCCGAGCAACTGCGCGACCTCGAACGCGCCGAACGGGCCGGACGGCGAGAGCTCGCGGCGGTGAGCGGGACGCTCGCCAACACTGCGGCCGTCTTCGGACCACTCGTCGGCGGCGCGACGGTCGCGCTCGCGGCGCGCATCGCCAGTGTCGACGCGGGCGCGGCTGTCGGGCCCGCCTTCTCCGTCTCTGGGCTCGGGACCGTCCTCGGCGGCTACGTCTTCCTCATGGCGGCGACGTTGACCGCGCTGGCGACCGGGCTCGAATCCGGGCTCGACCCGACGCGCGTCGGCTACCGGGTCGGTATCGCACTCGTGCTGGCCGGCGTGTCGTTCCTCGTCGGGGTCGTCGCCGCCGGCCTGCTACTCTGA
- a CDS encoding DUF7283 family protein, translated as MFDTPIDTWYAWLGLAAATLVVFGVVSSLPTTPAPDAPAVAETVDAVATSEYETTATRALDARAVRIGPRRIGLRTDAGTAHATLGYRVVPVEPGTTLARVLRGQPPAAVFTSRATFERAVDTARDRARDPAWRPAGRHLVVRRLSWDGVDVTLVGTLDSRPGGV; from the coding sequence ATGTTCGACACCCCGATAGACACGTGGTACGCGTGGCTCGGCCTCGCGGCGGCGACGCTCGTCGTCTTCGGCGTCGTGTCGTCGCTCCCGACGACCCCCGCGCCGGACGCTCCGGCCGTTGCCGAGACGGTCGACGCCGTCGCGACGAGCGAGTACGAGACGACGGCGACCCGCGCGCTCGACGCGCGGGCCGTTCGCATCGGCCCGCGGCGCATCGGTCTGCGAACCGACGCCGGGACGGCACACGCGACGCTCGGCTACCGCGTCGTCCCGGTCGAGCCGGGCACGACACTCGCCCGCGTGCTCCGCGGGCAGCCGCCGGCGGCCGTCTTCACCTCCCGGGCGACGTTCGAGCGCGCCGTCGACACCGCCCGTGACCGCGCTCGCGACCCCGCGTGGCGGCCCGCCGGTCGACACCTCGTCGTCCGCCGCCTCTCGTGGGACGGCGTCGACGTCACGCTCGTCGGGACGCTCGATTCGAGACCGGGGGGTGTCTGA
- a CDS encoding DUF7285 family protein, translating to MSRLRGQVEPLAALAALFAVCVGLSTYAVVLVDTGGPTDRDLAEPTLAAVHDDVTVRGVVHPARLDRTPGDGPAGARLNVSLATGERRWAVGPVVSAHGDRASRPVSVRLGPGRVRAGNLRVVVWR from the coding sequence GTGTCTCGCCTCCGCGGACAGGTCGAGCCGCTCGCGGCGCTCGCGGCTCTGTTCGCCGTCTGCGTCGGGCTCTCGACGTACGCGGTCGTCCTCGTCGACACCGGTGGCCCAACCGACCGTGACCTCGCCGAGCCGACGCTCGCGGCCGTCCACGACGACGTCACGGTTCGGGGGGTCGTCCATCCCGCGCGCCTCGACCGCACACCCGGCGACGGGCCGGCCGGCGCACGGCTCAACGTCTCGCTCGCGACGGGCGAGCGGCGGTGGGCAGTCGGACCCGTGGTTTCGGCGCACGGTGACCGTGCGTCCCGGCCCGTGAGTGTCCGACTCGGCCCGGGACGCGTGCGTGCGGGGAATCTCCGGGTGGTGGTGTGGCGATGA
- a CDS encoding DUF7284 family protein: MTRRNERGISTVVDVSVFLLLVGAAVFSVATAADASADDTVSITADRDEATVETLATTTATVQYDLGVDDRTGEPIERARHGTLAELLADAAVANATVDGAPLSPYAVGFVDAVETTVSPLLDGRTQVAATWRPIPGSTLAGQVRLGPDPPTDSTVHAATLTVDSGIPPTSDRARSASVGGYGHVADVVARGTVDGLFPPRRTRVALDGDGADAVVAREQFASMRSAYDSETTFEAGVEPARADLTAAVSNRTTRTLASQFETPRAAAAAVRTGSVHIVVRTWS, from the coding sequence ATGACACGGCGGAACGAACGGGGAATCAGTACCGTCGTCGACGTGTCCGTCTTCCTCCTCCTCGTCGGGGCGGCCGTGTTCTCCGTCGCGACTGCCGCGGATGCGAGCGCCGACGACACCGTCTCGATCACTGCCGACCGTGACGAGGCGACCGTCGAGACGCTCGCGACGACGACCGCGACGGTCCAGTACGACCTCGGCGTCGACGACCGGACCGGTGAACCCATCGAGCGGGCTCGCCACGGGACGCTGGCCGAACTGCTCGCGGACGCCGCCGTGGCGAACGCCACTGTCGACGGCGCACCCCTGTCACCGTACGCGGTCGGTTTCGTCGACGCCGTCGAGACCACCGTCTCACCCCTGCTCGACGGGCGGACGCAGGTCGCCGCCACGTGGCGTCCGATTCCGGGAAGCACCCTCGCCGGCCAGGTCCGACTCGGTCCCGACCCCCCGACCGATTCGACCGTTCACGCCGCGACGTTGACCGTCGACAGCGGGATTCCGCCGACCAGTGACCGCGCGCGTTCCGCCTCCGTCGGCGGGTACGGCCACGTCGCGGACGTCGTCGCCCGCGGGACCGTCGACGGGCTGTTCCCGCCGCGCCGAACGCGGGTCGCGCTGGACGGCGACGGGGCCGACGCCGTCGTCGCCCGGGAGCAGTTCGCCTCGATGCGGTCGGCGTACGACTCCGAGACGACGTTCGAAGCGGGCGTCGAGCCCGCGCGGGCCGACCTCACCGCGGCCGTCTCGAACCGCACCACACGAACGCTCGCATCGCAGTTCGAGACGCCGCGCGCGGCGGCCGCGGCAGTCCGGACCGGCAGCGTGCACATCGTCGTCAGGACGTGGTCGTGA
- a CDS encoding DUF5791 family protein: protein MFYDVVDDPASHGAGELRAAYERALADVIDAHGAETVAAESGVDADRLETLAAGESAELSVEEAMAVLAVDADLDAETMALELRDRLLMGMTTGVLDVDTLAAETDLDISGQEVQQSLEGRRRTTLAELAAIHRVIAVRNDR, encoded by the coding sequence ATGTTCTACGACGTTGTCGACGACCCAGCATCGCACGGCGCAGGAGAACTCCGCGCCGCGTACGAGCGAGCGCTCGCGGACGTCATCGACGCTCACGGCGCCGAGACCGTCGCCGCCGAGTCGGGCGTCGACGCCGACCGCCTCGAGACGCTCGCCGCGGGCGAGTCGGCCGAACTCAGCGTCGAGGAGGCGATGGCCGTCCTCGCCGTCGACGCCGACCTCGACGCCGAGACCATGGCGCTCGAACTCCGCGACCGCCTCCTCATGGGGATGACGACCGGTGTCCTGGACGTCGACACGCTCGCCGCCGAGACCGACCTCGACATCTCGGGGCAGGAGGTCCAACAGTCGCTCGAAGGCCGCCGCCGGACGACGCTCGCCGAACTCGCGGCGATTCACCGCGTCATCGCCGTCCGGAACGACCGCTGA
- a CDS encoding SDR family oxidoreductase, whose translation MKVVVLGCGYVGLELGRQLTAAGHDVVGVRRSDSGLEAVADAGLDPVRADVTESETLADVPDADWVVFAASSGGRGADAARRVFVDGLQNAVDAFAARESPPERLVYTSSTGVYGDHDGDWVDEATSLDPTTDKTRVLARAEEVALSAPFSSTVTRFAGLYGPDRYRLERYLEGPVTEGYLNMVHRDDAAGAVRFALERDVDDVLLVVDDEPVSKWEFADWLADACGVARPEKRTKAERLAAGDLSEAARRRILTSKRCSNERLRTLGYEFVYPTFRAGYRAAIDAYRRDV comes from the coding sequence ATGAAGGTAGTCGTCCTCGGCTGTGGGTACGTGGGGCTCGAACTCGGCCGCCAGCTCACCGCAGCGGGACACGACGTCGTCGGAGTCCGTCGGTCCGATTCGGGACTGGAGGCCGTCGCCGACGCGGGACTCGACCCCGTCCGTGCGGACGTCACGGAGTCGGAGACGCTCGCCGACGTCCCCGACGCGGACTGGGTGGTCTTCGCGGCCAGTTCGGGCGGCCGCGGTGCCGACGCCGCCCGACGGGTGTTCGTCGACGGCCTCCAGAACGCCGTCGACGCGTTCGCGGCTCGCGAGTCGCCACCGGAGCGACTCGTGTACACCTCCTCGACGGGGGTCTATGGCGACCACGACGGCGACTGGGTGGACGAGGCCACCTCGCTCGACCCGACGACGGACAAGACACGCGTCCTCGCACGAGCGGAGGAGGTCGCGCTCTCGGCACCCTTCTCCTCGACGGTCACGCGCTTTGCCGGTCTCTACGGTCCCGACAGATACCGGCTCGAACGCTACCTCGAGGGGCCGGTGACGGAGGGGTATCTCAACATGGTCCATCGCGACGACGCCGCCGGTGCCGTGCGGTTCGCCCTCGAGCGGGACGTCGACGACGTCCTCCTGGTCGTCGACGACGAACCCGTCTCGAAGTGGGAGTTCGCGGATTGGCTCGCCGACGCGTGCGGGGTCGCCCGTCCGGAGAAGCGTACGAAAGCGGAACGGCTCGCTGCGGGCGACCTCTCGGAGGCCGCGCGGCGGCGCATCCTGACGAGCAAGCGCTGTTCCAACGAGCGGCTTCGAACCCTGGGGTACGAGTTCGTCTATCCGACGTTTCGCGCGGGCTACCGGGCCGCAATCGACGCGTATCGGCGTGACGTGTGA
- a CDS encoding DHH family phosphoesterase, whose translation MSARSERLVLLQDTGSVLDGAESFVRTYPELAVAVAFAAVSLVGGAYALLRFKRPLGTRFLEALASRDEIVVLMHPNPDPDAMAAAIGVACLARQVDTAATLQYTGQIRHQENRAFRTVLDLDMDPIEHVSELAAEAVVLVDHNEPRGFAGAEGVLPFAVVDHHPGNGTGEAFTDVRTGYGSCSSIVAEYFRDVGATPVPPEMHASEVGAEYTLPSEVSTGLLYGILTDTSRLTAGCSAADFSAAGYLYPGIDEDRLNRIANPEVSKEVLEAKARAIAGRQVQGPFLVSDVGALSNLDAIPQAADELIKMEGVTATVVVGEKNGNIYLSGRSRDDRVHMGRTLKSALADLPGSSAGGHARMGGAQITRSDGIVDTDGGLRIEREALVERLFESMSGET comes from the coding sequence ATGTCCGCGAGAAGCGAGCGCCTCGTGCTCCTGCAGGACACCGGGTCGGTTCTCGACGGGGCCGAGTCGTTCGTGCGGACGTATCCAGAACTCGCGGTAGCGGTGGCGTTCGCCGCCGTCTCACTCGTCGGCGGAGCGTACGCCCTCCTGCGGTTCAAACGGCCCCTGGGGACGCGATTTCTGGAGGCGCTCGCGAGCCGTGACGAGATCGTGGTGCTGATGCACCCCAACCCGGACCCGGACGCGATGGCCGCGGCCATCGGTGTCGCTTGCCTCGCGCGCCAGGTCGACACCGCGGCGACCCTCCAGTACACCGGGCAGATTCGCCACCAGGAGAACCGCGCGTTCCGCACGGTGCTCGACCTCGACATGGACCCCATCGAACACGTCTCCGAACTCGCGGCGGAGGCCGTCGTCCTCGTCGACCACAACGAACCGCGGGGGTTCGCGGGCGCGGAGGGCGTCCTCCCGTTCGCCGTCGTCGACCATCACCCCGGCAACGGGACGGGCGAGGCGTTCACCGACGTCCGGACCGGGTACGGCTCGTGTTCGAGCATCGTCGCGGAGTACTTCCGCGACGTCGGCGCGACGCCCGTCCCGCCCGAGATGCACGCCTCGGAGGTCGGCGCGGAGTACACCCTCCCCTCGGAGGTGTCGACCGGCCTGCTGTACGGCATCCTCACCGACACCAGTCGGCTCACCGCCGGCTGTTCGGCCGCGGACTTCTCGGCCGCCGGTTATCTGTACCCCGGCATCGACGAGGACCGCCTCAACCGTATCGCCAACCCGGAGGTGTCGAAGGAGGTCCTCGAAGCGAAAGCGCGCGCCATCGCCGGCCGGCAGGTCCAGGGGCCGTTCCTCGTCAGCGACGTCGGCGCGCTGTCGAACCTCGACGCCATCCCGCAGGCGGCGGACGAACTCATCAAGATGGAGGGCGTGACCGCCACCGTCGTCGTCGGCGAGAAGAACGGCAACATCTACCTCTCGGGGCGCTCGCGCGACGACCGCGTCCACATGGGTCGCACGCTGAAGTCGGCGCTGGCCGACCTTCCCGGGTCGTCGGCTGGCGGGCACGCGCGCATGGGCGGCGCACAGATCACCCGCAGCGACGGCATCGTCGACACGGACGGCGGCCTGCGTATCGAGCGCGAGGCGCTCGTCGAGCGGCTGTTCGAGTCGATGTCCGGCGAGACGTAA
- a CDS encoding aldo/keto reductase — protein MATREGTWRYRNRFGESFGRTYFRRFPPGVVSSLGLGTYLGDATDAVDARYHDALVAAFESGVNLVDTAVNYRCQRAERVVGRALADADVDRDEVVVTTKGGFVPFDGTPPEDPSAYVRREFLQTGLLAAGELARGSHALSPAYLDAMLDRSLSNLDLDRVDCYYVHNPETQLHARSRAAVYDLLEAAFERLERRRADGDVGAYGVATWSAFRVPPDHDQYLSLAEVVARAAAAADAVGADESGLAAIQLPFNVAMADAFTRAAHGPDHGQSALEYAHEQGLHVFTSASLGQGDLARSLPRAVDAELAGDTPAQRALNFARSAPGVTASLVGTSTQQHVAENVAAGTFDPLGARAFDAVFE, from the coding sequence ATGGCCACCCGTGAGGGCACCTGGCGCTACCGGAACCGGTTCGGTGAGAGCTTCGGACGCACCTACTTCCGGCGGTTTCCTCCCGGCGTCGTCTCCTCGCTCGGGCTCGGAACCTACCTCGGCGACGCCACCGACGCCGTCGACGCCCGCTACCACGACGCGCTCGTGGCGGCGTTCGAGAGCGGCGTCAACCTCGTCGATACGGCGGTCAACTACCGCTGTCAGCGCGCCGAGCGGGTCGTCGGTCGGGCGCTCGCCGACGCCGACGTCGACCGCGACGAGGTCGTGGTCACGACCAAGGGCGGGTTCGTCCCGTTCGACGGGACGCCGCCCGAGGACCCCTCGGCGTACGTCCGCCGGGAGTTCCTCCAGACGGGCCTGCTCGCCGCCGGCGAGTTGGCGCGCGGCAGCCACGCGCTCTCCCCCGCATACCTGGACGCGATGCTCGACCGTTCCCTGTCGAACCTCGACCTCGACCGCGTCGACTGCTACTACGTCCACAACCCCGAGACGCAACTCCACGCCCGCTCGCGGGCGGCGGTGTACGACCTCCTCGAAGCCGCGTTCGAACGGCTCGAACGCCGCCGGGCAGACGGGGATGTCGGTGCCTATGGCGTCGCCACCTGGAGCGCCTTTCGGGTGCCGCCGGACCACGACCAGTACCTCTCGCTCGCGGAGGTCGTCGCCCGCGCGGCGGCGGCGGCCGACGCCGTCGGCGCGGACGAATCCGGACTAGCGGCCATCCAGTTGCCGTTCAACGTGGCGATGGCCGACGCGTTCACCCGTGCGGCCCACGGTCCCGACCACGGACAGAGCGCGCTCGAGTACGCCCACGAGCAGGGATTACACGTCTTTACCTCCGCGAGTCTCGGCCAGGGCGATCTCGCCCGGTCGCTCCCTCGAGCGGTCGACGCCGAACTCGCGGGCGACACCCCCGCACAGCGCGCGCTCAACTTCGCTCGTTCGGCACCCGGCGTGACCGCGTCGCTCGTCGGTACGTCGACGCAGCAACACGTCGCCGAGAACGTCGCGGCGGGGACGTTCGACCCGCTCGGTGCGCGGGCGTTCGACGCGGTCTTCGAGTGA
- a CDS encoding HVO_0758 family zinc finger protein, whose amino-acid sequence MKSTRKGLREGELYKDNYERLNCSECEKTLKKKNDPDEVFSVRTCPECGRQWKELR is encoded by the coding sequence ATGAAATCGACGCGGAAGGGTCTTCGTGAGGGTGAACTCTACAAGGACAACTACGAGCGTCTCAACTGCAGCGAGTGTGAGAAGACGCTGAAGAAGAAGAACGACCCCGACGAGGTGTTTTCGGTCCGGACCTGCCCCGAGTGTGGGCGGCAGTGGAAAGAGCTCAGATAG